The DNA segment TCCATGCGGTATGGTACCGCGGTCCAGATAAAGGTGACCGCTGACTTTCCAGTGAAGTCCTGGCCAAGGGCCGCCTCAGAGAGGAGGGAAGGGAGATCTGCATGCTGTGCTATGAGCAGGAGCTGATGCTCTATTGCCAGGTAGCGGTAAATCCCCTCTTGCAGTCCTTCGACATGGAAGATGCAGAGGTATGTCTCAAAGGCATGGCGGCAGCCTGCGGAGGGGACAACTCTGAAGGCAGTGCCTGGTGCAGCATGCTTGCGGATTCCCTGGGTGGCCCAGAGCAAAAACGAAAGCTCTTTCAGTGTAAGCGGATCTGCCTTGAAAACACGCCGGCTCCTTCTGTTTGCAATTGCAGTAAAGACATTCATGTCTGAAATGTCATGCAGTTGTTCGGGTGGAATAAGGTCAATGACCTGAGCAGCCGCAGGGGCCGGTTTTTCGACAGGAGGCGGGGCGATGCCTCTGTTCTGGTCGGTACCCCTGAAATCGACCATCTGTCGCACACTATCTTTGAGAAAGAATCGGAACTTTGTCTTCGATGCCTGGTCCATAGGAGGCTCCTTTCCGAGGCTCAAGATGCCGGTTTAGTTAAGCCGCTTATACCGGCGTTATCGCTTCATGTGACTGGAATGCCGGGTTATTTACCTTTGTCGAGACCTGATACATCTCCATCAGTTCAGCAGGATAGGGTGCAAGCAGGGTAAGCAGCTTTTCAGGTTCCTGCATTTCAGGATCGAGCCAGAGGTCTTCCCGGTCCTTCGGTATGATCACCGGCATTCGGTCATGGATCGGTTCGATCAATGCATTTGCGGTCGTCGTGATGATCGTGCAGGTGCAGACGGTCTTGCCTTCAGGAGATGTCCAGTGGCTGTACAAACCTCCAAACCCAAAGGGCCTGCCTGTCCTGAGCCGGATATAGAACGGTAATTTCTTCTTCTCTGTCTTCTCCCATTCATAGAATCCGTCTGCAATGACGAGGCACCGGTGCTTTTTGAATGCAGACCTGAACATCGGCTTATCTGCGACGGTTTCTGCGCGGGCGTTAATTGTCTTATGGCCTGCGGAGGGGTCCTTTGCCCAGGAAGGGATGAATCCCCAGGTGCAGGCAATGAGCCGCTTTTCCCCTTCATTGTTGATGATAAGAATGTCCTGCGCCGGTGCGATATTATAGCTCGGACCGATCTCATCCAGGGCCTTATTTACCCTGAACTCTGTCCGGATCTTCTCTATCGGACTGCTTCTGACAAAACGGCCGCACATGCTGAAAGTATATCACAGGCCGATTCTGCTCAGTAAAATTGGGCTGCCATGGGGGATACTGCACACGTCTTCTTTAGCTCATGCACTGACCCAATCAGCTTTAGTGTCGTACCTTTTGGCTTCTCCTTATGTAAGCAATGATTCACAGAGAAAATCCTCTTGAAAATATCGGTGCAGTTGAT comes from the Nitrospirota bacterium genome and includes:
- a CDS encoding SagB/ThcOx family dehydrogenase, giving the protein MDQASKTKFRFFLKDSVRQMVDFRGTDQNRGIAPPPVEKPAPAAAQVIDLIPPEQLHDISDMNVFTAIANRRSRRVFKADPLTLKELSFLLWATQGIRKHAAPGTAFRVVPSAGCRHAFETYLCIFHVEGLQEGIYRYLAIEHQLLLIAQHADLPSLLSEAALGQDFTGKSAVTFIWTAVPYRMEWRYDIAAHKVIALDAGHVCQNLYTACEAISAGTCAIAAYHQEAMDDLLGIDGDEEFAIYLAPVGKV
- a CDS encoding SOS response-associated peptidase translates to MCGRFVRSSPIEKIRTEFRVNKALDEIGPSYNIAPAQDILIINNEGEKRLIACTWGFIPSWAKDPSAGHKTINARAETVADKPMFRSAFKKHRCLVIADGFYEWEKTEKKKLPFYIRLRTGRPFGFGGLYSHWTSPEGKTVCTCTIITTTANALIEPIHDRMPVIIPKDREDLWLDPEMQEPEKLLTLLAPYPAELMEMYQVSTKVNNPAFQSHEAITPV